In Hermetia illucens chromosome 5, iHerIll2.2.curated.20191125, whole genome shotgun sequence, a single window of DNA contains:
- the LOC119656689 gene encoding uncharacterized protein LOC119656689 — protein MWRLSGIINVFLWFLYFVLGHLTPSECRPRVRITKTRFDFDARISNGTTWLTDDRTVNVVFDLKEELKTMRSRFKVDLIHKQRTFNAFNITRDYCAQISIMSKIWTVFRQAFLQTTNFPSSCPIPKNTYYVRNLSFPEQYLPNYMPALNFIVETTFLHRMYFNQEEVLLKYVAHGRLIP, from the exons AAtgtttttctttggtttttataTTTTGTTCTTGGCCACCTTACACCTTCGGAG TGTCGTCCGCGAGTGCGCATCACAAAAACCAGATTTGATTTTGATGCAAGAATAAGCAACGGGACAACCTGGCTCACTGATGATCGAACTGTCAATGTCGTATTCGATTTGAAAGAGGAACTGAAAACAATGAGGTCAAGGTTTAAAGTGGACTTGATTCATAAGCAACGCACGTTTAACGCTTTTAATATAACCCGAGACTACTGTGCCCAAATATCAATCATGAGTAAAATTTGGACCGTCTTCCGACAAGCCTTCCTTCAAACTACGAACTTTCCCTCATCATGCCCTATTCCCAAAAACACATACTATGTTCGTAATTTGTCTTTCCCGGAGCAGTATCTACCTAACTACATGCCAGCGCTAAACTTTATTGTGGAAACCACGTTTCTACATCGAATGTATTTCAACCAGGAGGAAGTGCTATTAAAGTACGTTGCGCATGGAAGGTTGATTCCGTAA